The sequence below is a genomic window from Massilia oculi.
TCGACCGGCTCGAACAGGCCGACCTGCTGCTGGCCGGCGCCCACCGCCTGGTGCTGCAGATGACGGGCTGGCTGTGCGCGCGCCAGCTGGCGGTCGAACGCATCCGGCTGTCGCTCGACCACGAGCGCGGCCGCATGGCGCGCCCACCGACCCTGGTCGAGGTGGCGCTGGCCGAACCCACCTGGCGCGACGAGCACCTGCTGCGCCTGCTGCGCGAGCGCCTGGCCAAGCTCGAACTCGAAGCGCCCGTGATCGGCATCGGCCTGGAAGCGCAGCAATTGCAGGCAATGGCGCCACCGACCGATTCGCTGTTTCCCGATCCCGGCGGCACCGAAGAAGACCGGATGCGCATGATCGAGCTGCTGGTGGCGCGCCTGGGGGCAGACAATGTCTTGCAGGCGCTGCCGGTGGCCGATTACCGGCCCGAAGTGGCCAACGCCTGGGTGCCGGTGGAGCAGAAGGTGAGCGCCGCCGCGCGCGCGGCGCAGATGCCCCCCGACGTGCGGAGCCTGCCACGCCCGAGCTGGCTGCTGGCCAAGCCGATCGCGCTCCTGATGCGCGACCACCGGCCGTTCTACGGTTCGCCCCTGCGGGTGGCGTCCAATCCCGAACGCATCGAGGCCGGCTGGTGGAGCCAGACGCAGACGCGCGACTACTTCATCGCCGAAGGGCAAGACAACGCGCTGTACTGGATCTATCGCGAGCGCATCAACGGCACCGGCGAGGATGCGGCGCCGCGCTGGTTCCTGCATGGCTTGTTCGGCTAAGCGCCTGTGCCTGCAGGCAAAGTGCGCTGCCGATCGAGGTGGCCTGCGGGTCGGCCCGGCAGTTCACTGCCCATCCATGGCTGACGGGCGCGGCGCCATCCGGTCAGCAGGCCTGGACAGCGCTTGCGGCGGTGCTAGACTGCTGTAAGCACGGCCATGCCCCTGGCGCCATGCGCCAGCCACATCTTCCAGCGTTCATGCGAGCCAGTATGCATTCGAGCAACCGAACCAGCATGGCGCAGCTGGCGATCTGCATCGCCACGCTGGTGGCCGGCGGCGCATGCCATCTGGCCGGGGCGGACCTGGTCGGGGACTGGATCTGGCTGGCCGGCGCCGCCGTCGTGCTGCTGGCGCTGGCGGTCGACACCGTCGTCGCGCTCTGGCGCAAGCGCCTGGGACTGGACCTCGTTGCACTGGTCTCCATCGCCGGCGCGATCCTGCTGCAGGAGTATTTCACCGCAGATATCATCGCCCTGATGTTCGCCAGCGGCCGCGCCCTGGAGGGATATGCGGAGCGGCGCGCCCGCAAGGACATGTCGGCCCTGCTGCAGAAAGCCCCGCGCAGCGCCAGCCGGTACGAACATGGCCGGCTGGTCGAGGTGCCGCTCGAGGCGATTCGTCCGGGAGACCGCCTGGCAGTGCGGCCCGGCGAAACGGTGCCGGTGGACGGCACGCTGGTCTCGGCCGCCACGCTGGACGAATCGAGCCTGACGGGCGAATCCATGCCCGTCGCCTGCCGCCCCGGGACGCTGCTCGGCAGCGGCGCCGTCAATGCCGGCGACGCATTCGACATGCTGGCGACCAGGACGGCCGGCGACAGCACGTTCTCCAATATCGTCCGCCTGGTCCAGGCCGCACAGGCGTCGAGGGCGCCGGCGGCGCGGCTGGCCGACCGCTACGCCCTGATGTTCGTTCCCCTGGCCCTGGGCATCGCCGGCCTTGCCTGGTTGTCGAGTGGCGATCCGGCGCGGGCGCTGGCGGTGGTGGTGGTGGCCACGCCCTGTCCCTTGATCCTGGGGGTCCCGGTCGCCATCGTCAGCGCGATGTCGCGTTGCGCCCGGCGCGGCGTCCTGGTCAAGCACGGCGGCGCCCTCGAAAACATGGCGCAGGTCAAGACCATGTTCTTCGACAAGACCGGGACGCTCACCGGCGGCAGGGCGAAGCTGGTCGCGATCGCCGCCGCGCCCGGCGCCCCGCACGATGACGTCCTGCGCATGGCCGCGTCGCTGGCGCAGATGTCGGGCCACGCCATCTCGCAAGCCGTGGTCGCCGCCGCCATCGACCGCGGCATGCGCCTGGCCGTT
It includes:
- a CDS encoding Y-family DNA polymerase; the encoded protein is MRLWIGLYLPQLPLEVFSPRWFSEAESEAGDAAGGPDPGSVILEQERVMALSPAARAAGVQIGMRRGGVLMLMPEARIELRSHAREAEAMDAVAMTMLQYTPQVALAEEATLLLDIGASLRLFGGIRRLCERVRANLAALGFTACIACAPTARGAWLLARRNAGRALTMDSLVRRLDRLPVGLLPPARPFATWFEGIGCRRLDELRRLPRPGLQRRCGRALLDMLDAAYGLNAEMFHWVAPPERFHARLELFDRLEQADLLLAGAHRLVLQMTGWLCARQLAVERIRLSLDHERGRMARPPTLVEVALAEPTWRDEHLLRLLRERLAKLELEAPVIGIGLEAQQLQAMAPPTDSLFPDPGGTEEDRMRMIELLVARLGADNVLQALPVADYRPEVANAWVPVEQKVSAAARAAQMPPDVRSLPRPSWLLAKPIALLMRDHRPFYGSPLRVASNPERIEAGWWSQTQTRDYFIAEGQDNALYWIYRERINGTGEDAAPRWFLHGLFG